The sequence tgtcagcacagagcacgacgtggggctcgaattcgtgaaccacgggatcatgacctgagccgaagtcggccgactgagccacccaggcgtccctttatttcacattttagtattaaaaaaaatccagaagttaAGTGCACCACAGTgtaaagagagacagacaatgccAAACTTCTGTAACCATCAATGGTAAAGACAAACATCACATGTATAGAACATAAACTTTCAATTTCAGCAAAGACTAAGataacatttctattttatgcATGAGAAAAATAGAGCTGCATGAAGTACACTGATCCTACCCTTAGATCAGCTGAACCCCAGCGTTTGCAAAGACACACTAAATGCTTATTGTATAAGCGACAAGGATTGCAGTGGCTCGATATGCCGCATTATTGAGGGGACTGATTCAAGAATAAATAGCATAGTCAAACTATAGAAGTGGGAATTCTGAACCGTACTCTTGAATTAATAAAACCCCCAATATATTGAGTGTATGATACCTTGAAAGGAACAGTATAAAAGGCCAAGCCAAGAGAGGTTGGCATGAGGCACATAGCACATAACCTTGGTTATACACATAGAGGACCAATTCTCAATACCTAAGCATGCAGCCAGCCTCCCTCCTACTATTTCATCCATGGATAATATGTAGGAAAACAAGGAAGTATTTACCGTTCTTGGGTAGGTTCTTTTCCACCCCTCCTTTGTTGATAATTTATAAGAAGAATGTTAACAAAAGATACAGAAGAGCCATTTTCAAATAGACTTCTGAAAGGCCTGTCTTTGGAGACAAACCAAATAGCAAATTTGTCacaaaaagcaaatttaattcaTTACCAGAGAATGTGGCCTATATATGTGTCAAAAAcaggcttattaaaaaaaaaataaacaccagatTTAGGCACCAGCCCACGCAGCTCTAGACATTTCTGTTCACCTTGACCTTTCTGAATTGGAGAATCCCATCAGGAGATAATCACCAGGACATCAACatcaaaacaaaatcctgacttAATCTGCCTTCATCTTTCTTATCTCCTTttcaatatatttcattatttttctgcttcCCCTTATGTTCCAAATTCCCTAATTTCAGGCATGACACGTCAGGGTCTTTTGGGAAGAGAAAAGCTATTGCTGAAATCATCATCAACTATGGCTAATTTCCGTAAATGGACTCTTCACCTTAAAACCTAGGTTCCTTCAGACCCAAGGAAATATGGGAAACAAACTGAttgttgccagagggaaggtggggcagGGGCTTGGGCAAAACGGGTGAGGCTtgcagttatggaatgaatacgtcatgggaataaaaggcatagcGTAGTGattatagtcaatggtattatggTAGCCATGTGTGGTGACAGACGGTAGGTACACTTGTGCAGAGCACAGCGTAACATATAGACTTGTGGAATCGCTagattgtatgcctgaaactcatgtgacattgtgtatcaactatgctccaaaaacaaacacaaaaacacccTGGATTTTTGTGCACAAGAGACAATAATAGTTCGAGTAACTAAAACTCAATTTCTTTGTGACAACTTGGTGAAAAGGATGGGGCACTGGAAAATGACAGTTCTGTGGCCTCTCATACTTGAAAGCTTGGTGACCCcactcttctctgggcctccattcCTCTTATCGCGCTAGTGGACGACCCTCGATGATGTCAGAGACCCCTTCCAATTCACAAAGTTCGAATATTCTTGTACAAACTAAGGAAATACCTCAATGCACCAAAGCTGGTCTTGGCCAATGCCCCAGTTTTCAGTGAATTACCTCTGCTTCTCAATCTAACCTTCTTTATTTCTCGCTGGTATAGGGGCCTGCCTGGGTAGAAATGAGACAGTTTTGCGTTGCGCGAAGAATTGGGAAGAAAACGTCAAAGTATGCCATCTGCATAAGCAGCAGTGAAGATTAACAAAATGCACCCCAGGGATGTCCATGTCTCCAGCTAGGTGGCTTCCTAAGCTCGGGGTCTTCTGCAGGATGGGAGGTTTTCCCTGTTGCACAAGTACAGAAAACATCAATTTGAATACTCGTGAAGGATTTCAAGATGAGGTGGAAAATACGTCATGGAATTACATTTAAAGGAGCGCAGAGTGATATCCATGATCTAATTTGAAAGTTCTAATTCCCGGAATACACCATCAATAGGTACTAAGAGTTAATTACAATAACTTCCATAAGTACAGTGTGAATCGCATAATGACATTGTGTTACATTATTTGTGTATGTAAAGAGTTAAAATATACCATAACACTTGCAAATGTGGTGagttgctttatttctttattgtaacGGGTACCTCCAAAAAATGGAGTGCTTAggacccctctccctctgtctgtctgtctctctctctccctctttctgtgagGTGTCTCAGTCAACAATCTGTTTCCCAAAGCAAGACATAACTGTCAAACCATCCAGACCTTACAGTGTGCCTTAAAAAAACTACTATAATGCCCACAATGACTGGGACCATGAAGGACAGACCTATAATGTTCCAGAATGCCAGACATAAGTTCCAGAATGTCAAAGCTAGAAGGGACTCGGAGGTCATGGGATCCATTCCCCTTATACAAGTTcggaaaaagaaagtaagagaaagaggGTGGCTGAGGGGCCTTCTCTCTTCAAGtcttgcaacatttttttttaagtttatctatttttgcaaaagagagagaaagctgtggagaggccgggggggggggggggggggcggcacaaAGGCtccggggctgaaactcacaaagcgtgagatcatgacctgagctggagtcggatactccactgactgaggcacccaggtgccccaagtcttgcAACATTGGAGGACAACACAGCACCTCATTGTACCTATTGCATTTGTTGACATGAAGATTCTGTAGATAGAAAGATCCAGGAAAGGGTTTGAACACCAGAGACTTCATTTCCCTTCAGACCGTTTGCGCCAACACCACACTTTCCTCATGGCGTTCTTCATGTCTGTGTTTCTCAGCGTGTAGATGAGAGGGTTGAACATGGGAGCAATCATGGTGTAAAACAGGGCAAAAACCTTGTCGTTACTGACAGAATCAGCCACGGGGACATACGTGAAGATGAGGGGCAGGAAGAACAGGAACACAACAGTGACGTGAGAGCTGCAGGTAGAGAGGGCTTTGCGGCGGCCCTGGGATGAGCGGGTCCTCAGGGTGGACAGGATGATGAGGTAAGAAATTACCAAGGCAACAAAGGTCAAAATGGACATCACTCCTGTGGTGGTAATGATCGCAATAACCAACAGGCTAGTGTCCATGCAAGCCAGCTTCAGCAAGGGGAAAACATCACAGAAATAGTGGTCTATCCGATTGGGGCCACAGAAGGGAAGTTCGACAATAATCAATACATGGAGGATTGAATGGATGAATGCTCCGATAATCGAGGCCATCACAATGATATAGCACACCGGTCTGCTCATGATGACCATATAGTGAAGGGGTCTGCAGATGGCTGCATAACGGTCATAGGCCATGGCCACCAAGATGAAGATCTCAGTGGCACCAAAGAAGTGGGCATAAAACATCTGGGCCATGCAGCTGTTGTAAGAGATAGTCTTCCGCTGGGCCAGCAGATCTGTGATCAGTTTGGGGGCCACTGTGGAGGTGAAGCAGACATCCATGAAAGACAGGTGGCtcaggaaaaagtacatgggcTCTTCACTGAGGCGGCTGCCCCTGATGGTGAGAAGAACGAGCAGGTTTCCGGAGAGAATTGCAATATAGCAAAGCGAGAACAGCACAAAGCAGGCAATCTTTGCATCCTCATCACTGAAAAGTCCCAGGAGGATAAATTCTGTGATGTTTTCATGTCCCATTGCTCCTGTGGGTTTTATCATTTAGAGGGGAAAGTTAACATACTTGAAAcatccaactttttaaaattactggtttattttaaaagccatccatttattcaataaatatgtacagATTATTTATGATGATACACTCTAATTAGTGCTAAGGGTCGAGCAGTGTATAAAGTACATGCAATCTCTATCCACAAGTGGATACAGTTCATTAGAGTAGACATATACTAACAATAATAGCACAGATAACTAATTGAAATTATAATAATTCCCAAAGTTTCACACTTACTATGAGCAACATGATGAATGAGGACAagatgaatattcttttttaggTCAAATTTTGAGATGCAATCTCTGCATTATATTTTCAAGAGTGATTTTTGAATCTCTGGTGTGTATAAAAACGGCACTGAGGTTATCTGTTCTTCAAGGGTGGCCCTATCATTCTCAGCCCTTCCCGGTGACTAACTGTGTGCTAAATCCTTAAAGTTCAGTAACATCATTAGACATCGATGAgctcataattttaaatatcagaCCTCTAGGTGACAATTTCAGAAAGTGCCTTTAGAACCTTTCCATGAACTTTTGTAAAAACGGAGGGAGGGAAAAAGCCGCGATGAGATCTTTGGGGAAAAGGATTGCTCCATTGCATGGGGTTCTGGTATATTTCTGGCTTCCTGAAATTGACCTCATTTCCCAGTTTACTCTCCAGTCTAACCCAGGAGTTCTCACTGTTTTTGTTTCACTGTTTCAGCTTTCTGGGGCTTCCCAGTAGGACAGTTGCCTTGGAGGGGCAAATTGCATCCAGAGATCCTTTTTCACtagatctgttctactattttgtatctctttgaattgaaCCGCTTTCTTTCCTTCACAGGCTCACAGGCCCCAGTCCTGAAATATGTTAGTTAAAAAGGACATGTTGCTCTGGTGCAAAGTGTTATGCTAACTCTTACTTCCTTTTGGCAACTTTATCTAAAATGTATCACAAAACTGCTACACTCAGTGCTCACTTTTACAAAACCTACACCTCCACACTGATAAAAGGTGTCAGCCTATGAAGGGTTATAATGGTCATGGAGCAATGCCTTTTACTTTCTGTGAGTTCTTATGAGATTACTTTAGAAAAATGTACATTTGgcataaaaagagatttttttttttgaggagggggagaagagggaaaaggagacaaaaaatccaaggcaggttccatgccgagcatggagcttgatgcaaagctcgatctcacaacgaggaggtcatgacctgaactgaaagaaAGAGTCAGAtttttaattgactgagccacacaaacaCCCCACAAAGAGATTTGTAATAGGATTTTAGGGAGTTTGTGGACTTTTGGATTGAATTCCACTCATGAACCCCAAATTAACACCCTATGGTCCAATTTCTTGCAAAAATATCTGGTAATATCACCACCACACAAGCAAAACCGTGTGTTTCTGGGTTATGGTGTGATTAGTTTAAAATAAGCGGTGAACAATTATTTTATCTGTAAGCTATCtattctttcttgaaaaaaagaatttctggggtgcctgagtgactcagtaggttaagcttccgattttggctcaggtcatgatctcgctgttagtgggttcgagccccacgtgtggctctgtgctgacagctcagagcctggagcctctgcttcggattctgtgtctccctctctctctctgcccctcctctgctcacactctgtctctcaaaagtaaataataagcatgaaaaaagatttttaagcagAGAATTTCCTTATTGAGTACATAATGgtattaaaagatataaaaggatTGAAACAAGTTAAAAGATTATACCATGTTTATGGTTAGGGAAGATCAATATAggaaagatgtcaattcttcccaaattaatcAATACACTCAATAAGGGGAACAAAAATTCTGacaaaatttttcatgaaaaactgATTTCAAAATTCAGAAAGAGTTAACATCCAGAGTAAgtacgttaattttttttaaaaagagcaaaaagaataGACATACTTTTCAGAATTGAAGTATATGATAAAACTATGGCAATTAAAAAGTTGTGGGTAGAGACATATTCCTGGACTTGAAGAcagtcaataaataaacacatatatactgGAATTTAATCTATATTTAAGTTGAAATTTCAAATTGATATGAGCTCCAGAGAATTCAAAATGATGTGAATTTTAGTAACTGATGTTAGGACGTTGACTctccctctgaaaaaaaaatatatatctcacaAGGCACAAAAAAACTATAATTCATGTGGTTGAAAGATACAAATGTATCAAAcaaaactaggaaaaatatttgagaaataattagaATGGGTTTATAGCTTAAGTAGGAACAGTTTTTAAGCaaagcacaaaaagaaaacttatttaaaaaataaaatctatttaaaatttctatatgaCAAAACTTCCTataaaccaaatatttttaaaagtggccAATGggagtaaatatttataaattttgcgAATCAATCATATAAAGATAAGTAGGccaattttctctatttttctctaaaagaGCAAAATGTTTGACAAGGCAATACACAGAAAGGAAATTACTGCTGGCCAAAAgtgtgtataaaaatattcaacctCATTAGAATCAGGAAAATACAGATTAAGCAAGAATGAGATACTATATTCCCACTCATCAActtcataaaagataaaattcaaaaggCTGTCCATGTAAAATTTTGATGAAGGACCCAGCATAACTACCTCAGAAAGCATAGAAAAGGGCATTCTTTGCAGacatttaaatttggaaaatagatgTGATCTAAAACCTGGTAATAGAATGGAAATAAGGGGTGGTATCTTCTTGTTATGGAGAACTAGACAAGCTTAAATTTTGATCCCTAGGAGACATCTACCATGATACAAATCACTAAGATATATTTTTGAGTGGAAAACATAATCAGGTGCACAAAAATAATCACAGTATGATAACATGCATGttaagaagaaggaggaggaggaggagggggaagaaggggggaaggaggaggaggggggaggaggaggaggggggaggaggaggggggggaggagggggagtgcTTATAAATTAATAGGAAAAAGTGTGGAAGGAAAGATTTACTTTTCAGAAATAAGGGGGTGATGGCCAAAGGGGATTTCAGTATTAtacaatgttttaatttctttattaatgaGATGAT is a genomic window of Acinonyx jubatus isolate Ajub_Pintada_27869175 chromosome D1, VMU_Ajub_asm_v1.0, whole genome shotgun sequence containing:
- the LOC106986215 gene encoding olfactory receptor 4P4-like; its protein translation is MGHENITEFILLGLFSDEDAKIACFVLFSLCYIAILSGNLLVLLTIRGSRLSEEPMYFFLSHLSFMDVCFTSTVAPKLITDLLAQRKTISYNSCMAQMFYAHFFGATEIFILVAMAYDRYAAICRPLHYMVIMSRPVCYIIVMASIIGAFIHSILHVLIIVELPFCGPNRIDHYFCDVFPLLKLACMDTSLLVIAIITTTGVMSILTFVALVISYLIILSTLRTRSSQGRRKALSTCSSHVTVVFLFFLPLIFTYVPVADSVSNDKVFALFYTMIAPMFNPLIYTLRNTDMKNAMRKVWCWRKRSEGK